The Hydractinia symbiolongicarpus strain clone_291-10 chromosome 2, HSymV2.1, whole genome shotgun sequence genomic sequence ttcgggtaaaatccgacaaaatcgggaaatcggattagtcacgtgttcaaattattccaaatgattcttcttgatgaaacaaagttgtgttgcaagtttcaagttctaaggataatcctaacaggagttattatattttccccattataaggatttcatagagatttttaggggtagtttctaGTAATGGCCactatcaaagcctctgaaaggtatgagacctaaaaaattagcatgcaggtgtctaatagataaatgttgaaactcagtaagtatcatagccatataacaaagcaatcaggagttattaaaaaaaaccgtcaggggggggggggcggaatccgccccctcccggaccgaatagggttaaggggaATCAAATGAAAAACATAACTCCGAAATAACATGAAGTTTATTCTCTTTTAATtgttttctttgcatacttcgGATTGTTCAACTCTGCCGTTGTATACTTGTAACGTAGATCGTCTAGTGGTACAGTACCTTtcaaaaaaaagttagtttaaGACCAGTGTTCGTCACAGGGGTTTGTTCCAAATTGGGTTATATTGCTTCAAAACATACTCTGGGTTGCTAGGGTATAGTAAACTCGACGATAAAGTGAGCCAGTAAGCTAATTCTGGAAGAAAAAgcccaaatataaaaaatagaacaGACTCAAGACTTTACAGCGAAACATTTTGCTTTGTCTTTAGTGTGTTCTTGCACGTTATGACATTTTCGTGAGAGTCATTACTTTTCTCAAATATTTTATACagttaatatgaaaaaaaatttctacatACCTCTTTTATGCCTTCGTGCCATTTAAAACACAAGAGGCGTGAAAGTTCTTTTTGAATAGTAGTACACGTTCTAATTATTTGCGGACTTTTTagtctttttaaagttttgacgTTGTTAGAGCACTCGGTTCTTTTTCCTTTCGTGCTAAATAAAATGGAATTTCTCTGCTGTAACTCGAATCAAATGTGGCTCAGGATGAACATGTTTATGAGCAGTTGATTACCTGTCTACTTGTGAGGTACCCTCTTGTTTTACAGTTCATGGTGTGCATTTTATCATATTTGTCATCACAAGGACATTATTTCATTAATCATTTAGGTGCTTTGACATATCCTCATACGCGTTAGAGATTTGGTGGAACCACGAAAATCTCCCCAAACAGGATCCCCTAGGTTAATTACGGTAGCAAAAATGTCCGCGGTAAATTTAAGGAGTTTGTTTGTTTCCTTTTTAAATGGAAATTATTCTGCTTTTGTGGTTCTACAATTTATTCAAACTGACAAGGTGTTGTAAAATCGGTTGCGTTGCTAATTTTATGTTGTATAAGGACCTTACATTTTGCTTCGGGAATGCTTAGCCTCCTGAGAGTATTGAAATGTCGATTACGACTAACTAAAAGCCACACGATAACAAAACATTAGATGCGGAAAAGTTTCTTGTGCGTTTGTTTGTACAAGATAGAAACTTTCGTAAAATTTCATTAACTCTTTTATGCCCCCTGTTTTGTTTCATGTTTTGTTTATAGCAAATTTTTCCAATTCCTCTTCCGCTAGTTCTTGTGAACAGTTACAGTGGGGTTCAACCCTCAATGCATCAGTTAGACCTCAATTGGAATTAACGTATGTTTTCTAATCGTAgcttctaatcaattttgtttTGGCTTGTTTGCTGTTCCATAATGCAGTACAGTCATGTACAGAATTTTTCCGGAAAGCAAAAGATGATAGTGTGGTTGTTGGACGTACGATGGAACTTGCGGAAGATTTGAAATCAAAAGTCATATCAAAAGCAGGAGGATCTCCTGAGAAAAGTTTTTTGCCATCCTTTTGCCGTGAATCTTCTCCCCTGGAATGGATATACAAATATGATGTACTTTGTGTAAATGCCTTCGGGAAGCCTATATGTGTGGATGGTATTAATAGTGAAGGTTGGCATTACTTTAGTTCCCTCAGACGAAAAAATGCAACTACAACCATAAACATGTACAAACCaagattatatttgtttttttctatattaCAGTCGCGCATTTTGAACTTGTTAGTTTTTACTTTACACCGGACTGTTTCGTCAAACTCATACTTTTGAAACGTGTTAATTGTTGCCGCCGTAatcacaaataattttttctaaatttggcGACCGTCATCGGACCTTATGTGGATTATTTCGTTGTGCGGTTGCTCCAAATAACTGCACTAGCAAACTTTGCTACCTGGCCTGGGTGAGTGAAAAAGTAGCTCCTTTGCAGCTTATCGGCTTCAGGGTAGTAACTGTTTCAACTTTTTGTCCGTGTTTGAGAAATGATGAAAGAGAAAACGGTCTGCTTCATTAATTTGGCCACGATTGTAGTTGCAAATGTAAAGCCTTTATATTTGCGTAAAAATCGACCAATTAAAACTGTTATCAGAGAAGGGTATAAATAGAATGTGATTTCTTCACTAGGTCTATCAGTTGGTGCTTTGTATTTGCCGCAGTACACGGTGTATGACAACACAACTCAACAAGATTGTTCCAACATGGTGTCAAATGTTCAAGTACTAAATTTTATACTGGGTAAGAAAGATCAATAAATTCTACACTAATGCAGCAGCATTATGATTAACTTGTACAACCTATTATACCCTGGCTTCACCAGGGTTAAGCTTTGAAACACAGGGAAAAAATTGTGGCATTAGGACCCGTAAATAATTTAGAAacattaaaatttaacattaattatgcaTTCTGTAAGATAATCCTTAAGCCTGCATCAGTTATATCGCTTACTTTGCAGCAAATTATAATTCGACAGCGCAACTTCGCCATGCCGTTAATGGAAACAACTTTCCAAAAGTCTTTGGCATGGCAGTTTTTGGTCAGAATTTTGAGTTCCATTACACCGTAACAGATGCAAGTGGAGATGCGTTAGTGTTGGAATACACTAAAGATGGAAGAGAAGCTCATGATAATACGATTGGTGTTACAACAAACTCACCTCCGTATGATTTTCATATGATGAACATTAAAAACTACGTTACGTTATCAAAGTTTTCTTCAAAAGATCTAACATTTAGTGATGTTGTGTTTACTCCAGTGGGTATTGGCAGTGGATTACTTGGTGTACCAGGAGATTTTACACCTCCTTCAAGATTTATTCGCATGGCTTCTCTCCTGCATTTCTCAAACCAACCAAACACAACAGATGAAGCGCTTAAGCTGACTTATCACTTGTTGAACACTGTTGATATTCCAAAGGGTAAGAGACTTTGTTATATACATTTCATTTAAGTAAAGCCCTAGCGCTTTACTAATACTTCCTACTTCCAGATAGAATAATGATTCTGTATCCATATAGCCTGTCTGTAGTCGGATAGgcaataaaatgaaaaagatttttgactttcttaaagttgttttctttcttgttaTTAAAAGGTGTAGCACAAGTTGAAGTAGGACCGAAAGAAGGTCATTACGATTATACGCAGTGGGTTGTGATGaaagatttaaagaatcgtgTCCTTTACATCCGTTATTACGACGACTTcatgtttcaaaaaaataacatgaaggaaacgaagaaagaaaaagtcgTGTCTTAGAGATACAACTAACAATTGTACTCTATTGATGTTAAGTCTTggagtaaaatattttatcacttACACTACATTTGCGGCATATAGTTTTCACGCTAAAAATCTCTTGAAAACCAAGTCTTTTATTCAATCGCCCTTCTTAAAATTGCCTGTGTTCTTCAATTTAGAAAATGTAGCTAacataatattatttttcaattgtacattttttaaaaaccagtAAAATCCGACATGAGgctaactgtttttattttttgatccttttgcagtctgataaGTTCATACTTTGTTTTAAATAGaagattaaaactttaaaacataGCCTCGTTTGGTTCTTACGTtatgtaagtaaaaaaaaatcgtccacaagctaaaaaaaaatttatatccttgactaaaatttttcttttttctgtaagAAACCTAAGCTTTTAGCTTTATTATTCAATagactttaaaaattttctcaaaaagaaaatatctaaTTTAGAAGAGTTTTTTGGACAGTTTGGGTACAGCTATACGAACGACATTTGCTACCCTTTTCCTACCTTTTCTTAAgcgtttcaaataaaatatgattttttttaaaaggtgaTTAATAATGTTACCTATTATATTACTTATACATTAAGtttcttgttaaaaatttttttcactttcctAAAATTTTTGAACCTTTGGTCTCTTTtgactggtttcttataaaaaaaaagtctgAAAAACACAGTTTTAACATGACTTTCCTTGTTTAGCAGTTATTTCACTATTAATCTTCATAAAATAGGCCTAAAAATTGATCGAACCTAATCGATCAACAGAGAACTTTTTTAGACTGTCCGGTTCCAGTTACAAAAAATTCGAAACGCATGCTAATTATTACATATCTTGCACGTATAAGTGGCACTAAAACTGTATGTTGAGATTATCCATATAAAATTATAGCTAAATCGCTAAAATTACAATGCACATTGGACGTATTAAGCACCATAAACAGCTAGCTATCTACCTCGACGGATGCATTAGTTAGATCACTTTTTTTCAGGGAAAAAATTTTCACGCTGTGATGCAATACTGAAGAGGGCCCAGATTAGTTTATCTGTAGTACTAATCTGCTGTGCTGTGCTGAGTTTCCTGATTAAAACAAAATGCTTCACTATATTAAatctcactgttaaaaacacagAAACTTCGTCCAATTTCACTATATTTATTCTTCTTCTAttttactaaaatttaaaagtaaaaataatatccATTTTAAGTGCTAAAACCAGTCATTTACATCAGGTATATCTATTTATACAATAGAAACtaaaattttgaatatatttttctCGACAACACGAAAATTCACCGCTTGTCGCGCTACATTAATAAGGCTAACTAGCCGggagacccggcgtcgaaacgccgggttaagccacaagtcaaggtatGACTCAGCGTTGAACACTCTTTGAAGCGCTTAATAAgtaccgtaaactgtgccacacgatcaagttgagcgctttagtacagtaTTTCGTAAATCAAGTGAGACACAtgcaccattatagtgttgcgactgtaacatgtttttccaaaaataacctttctgcaacgatagctgaaataaaaagtttacaAGCCGTTGTTACTCCattatagcaaaaacaatcggtcaatattattttattttgcggaataagtttttgtgaaagaaattaatcgtgacaccgggcTGAGTGTTTAGTACAGTGAAACGGTGTTGTACAGCCGTATAGCGATAATACCCTATTGAAAAAAACTGTATTACAGCTTTGGTTTGCAAAACACAGGATACACTCTGTTAAAACAccaggttaagccacaagtaactgtgttacccggCGTTAAATGCCCGAggagtgattaataagaaccgtcaactgtgccacacattcaggcaaagcgctttagtacagctaTATAGTATTGTAGAAAGTCAAggaagtgcacacaactttatgttGTTTCCGGCGTAACATattgaaaaataactttcgacaacttaagctaaaataaaaacacagattacAATTCATTGTAATCCCGTCATAGCAAAAGCAGCTGGCCAACCTTCTTTATTTATCAGAGAATATTCCTggcgaaagtttaaaaaaaagttaagctGAGcacttagtataggtaaacaatgtGAAACATCCATTCAGGTGTAGTACTCTTTTCTGTAAAAAGCGTTATCGCAACTTCAGTTAAACAGAACCACAGGAAACAGCCCAGTCGTTAACACTGGACTAttcgcttagtacaggtaaaccatgtggCGCATTAGTAAAGGCGTAACACCATTTTTCAAAAACCTTTATTGCaa encodes the following:
- the LOC130630725 gene encoding penicillin acylase-like, which gives rise to MEHKLLINFVLACLLFHNAVQSCTEFFRKAKDDSVVVGRTMELAEDLKSKVISKAGGSPEKSFLPSFCRESSPLEWIYKYDVLCVNAFGKPICVDGINSEGLSVGALYLPQYTVYDNTTQQDCSNMVSNVQVLNFILANYNSTAQLRHAVNGNNFPKVFGMAVFGQNFEFHYTVTDASGDALVLEYTKDGREAHDNTIGVTTNSPPYDFHMMNIKNYVTLSKFSSKDLTFSDVVFTPVGIGSGLLGVPGDFTPPSRFIRMASLLHFSNQPNTTDEALKLTYHLLNTVDIPKGVAQVEVGPKEGHYDYTQWVVMKDLKNRVLYIRYYDDFMFQKNNMKETKKEKVVS